The Impatiens glandulifera chromosome 3, dImpGla2.1, whole genome shotgun sequence genome contains a region encoding:
- the LOC124930443 gene encoding protein RGF1 INDUCIBLE TRANSCRIPTION FACTOR 1-like, with protein MKLEVNSFTHDNIHQFKSESSSSVPPQWLQVLLNETFFMPCLVHVSQKKNEKNVLCLECCISLCSHCLLLHPSHHLLQVRRYVYQDVLRLGEAQKLVDCSFVQPYIANRAKVLFLKQRPILNRQFRGGGSGNNCITCERTLQDRFFFCSISCKVHEMVKIAQTKVETINQQYDLKWEKIFIRSCLDSDEKRRITTPNSVLEMPIPLLTSYGRNYHTTSLSDHCSRRKRVPHRSPLY; from the exons ATGAAACTTGAAGTCAATTCTTTCACACATGATAATATTCATCAATTTAAGTCAGAATCTTCATCCTCTGTTCCTCCTCAATGGCTTCAAGTTCTTCTTAATGAAACCTTCTTTATGCCCTGTTTGGTTCATGTTTCTCAaaagaagaatgaaaaaaatgttCTATGTTTGGAATGCTGCATTTCCTTATGTTCTCATTGTTTACTCCTCCACCCATCTCATCATCTCTTACAG GTAAGAAGATATGTTTATCAAGATGTTCTTAGATTAGGTGAAGCCCAGAAATTGGTTGATTGTTCCTTTGTTCAG CCATATATAGCAAACAGAGCAAAAGTGTTGTTCTTGAAACAAAGACCAATATTGAATAGGCAATTCAGAGGTGGGGGATCAGGAAATAATTGCATCACATGTGAAAGAACTCTTCAAGATCGTTTCTTCTTTTGCTCAATTTCATGCAAG GTTCATGAAATGGTGAAAATAGCCCAAACAAAAGTTGAAACAATTAATCAGCAATATGATTTGAAATgggagaaaatatttataaggagCTGTTTGGATTCAgatgaaaaaagaagaataactACTCCAAATTCTGTTTTAGAAATGCCGATTCCACTTTTAACATCATACGGGCGGAATTATCATACGACGTCGTTATCTGATCATTGTAGTAGGAGGAAACGGGTGCCTCACCGGTCACCATTGTACTGA